From a single Bacillus pseudomycoides DSM 12442 genomic region:
- the cotJC gene encoding spore coat protein CotJC yields MWIYEKKLQYPVKVSTCNPALAKLLVEQYGGADGELAAALRYLNQRYTIPDQVIGLLTDIGTEEFAHLEMIATMIYKLTKDATPEQMKAAGLDAQYANHDSALFYHNAGGVPFTATYIQAKGDPIADLYEDIAAEEKARATYQWLIDLSDDPDINDSLRFLREREIVHSQRFREAVEILKEERDRKIYF; encoded by the coding sequence ATGTGGATATATGAAAAAAAATTGCAATACCCTGTAAAAGTAAGTACTTGTAATCCAGCACTTGCAAAATTATTAGTTGAGCAGTACGGTGGTGCAGATGGAGAATTGGCAGCTGCTCTCCGTTATTTAAACCAGCGCTACACGATTCCTGATCAAGTAATAGGTTTATTAACAGATATCGGTACGGAAGAATTTGCTCATCTTGAAATGATTGCAACAATGATTTATAAATTAACAAAAGACGCGACCCCTGAGCAGATGAAAGCAGCTGGACTAGATGCTCAGTACGCTAATCATGATAGTGCACTATTTTATCACAATGCAGGCGGCGTTCCGTTTACAGCCACATACATACAAGCAAAAGGTGATCCAATTGCAGACTTATATGAAGACATTGCTGCAGAAGAAAAAGCAAGAGCAACTTATCAGTGGCTCATTGATTTATCAGATGATCCTGATATAAATGATAGCCTCCGCTTTTTACGTGAGCGCGAAATCGTTCATTCCCAGCGTTTCCGCGAAGCTGTTGAAATTTTAAAAGAAGAACGCGATCGAAAAATTTATTTTTAA
- a CDS encoding DUF2935 domain-containing protein — MNSTYEEIALFEHKFWLKVLGDHAQFLLDALAQNESEDIQKAMYFVQTFDRFLSNIHTVNLIAFAKDAHKVAEEIRKFKLNIIQKQLEGKIVIHFTPTFINHMVNEVEEYIAVLEYLIKGEVPPVFHELHYHLAWLTDAAGHAGAISGGLDLVEKRLKEKSEEYEKHFEQFYLKAVEMTGYLRAELHSFPALKKFTKDVSLELTLFSRFLHELEELELSNQVLSLISGRMADHMAREECYYLLKLAQASGLEMPKCNPL, encoded by the coding sequence ATGAATAGTACGTATGAAGAAATCGCGTTGTTTGAACATAAATTCTGGTTGAAGGTTCTTGGCGATCATGCGCAGTTTCTTTTAGATGCTTTAGCTCAAAATGAAAGTGAAGATATTCAAAAAGCGATGTATTTTGTCCAAACATTTGATAGATTCCTCAGTAATATTCATACGGTAAATTTGATTGCATTTGCGAAAGATGCACATAAAGTAGCAGAGGAAATTAGAAAATTTAAGTTAAATATTATACAAAAGCAACTGGAAGGAAAAATTGTCATTCATTTTACACCAACTTTTATTAACCATATGGTGAACGAAGTGGAAGAGTACATAGCGGTATTAGAATATTTAATAAAAGGAGAAGTGCCACCTGTTTTTCATGAATTGCATTATCATCTTGCTTGGCTAACGGATGCAGCGGGTCATGCAGGTGCCATTTCAGGTGGATTAGATCTGGTCGAGAAACGACTGAAAGAGAAGAGTGAAGAATATGAAAAGCATTTTGAACAGTTTTATTTAAAAGCTGTGGAAATGACAGGTTACTTACGGGCAGAACTGCATTCTTTTCCAGCTCTAAAAAAATTTACAAAAGATGTTTCATTAGAATTAACACTATTCTCCCGTTTTCTTCACGAATTAGAAGAATTAGAGTTATCTAATCAAGTATTAAGCTTAATATCTGGAAGAATGGCAGACCATATGGCAAGGGAAGAATGCTATTATTTATTGAAACTAGCACAAGCTTCTGGATTAGA
- a CDS encoding spore coat protein CotJB — protein sequence MTPTLPDEYYEWIKELQELDFVLVELTLYLDTHPDDVTAINQFNDFSYKRRLQKQKIEEKYGPLQQFGNSYSNAPWEWSKGPWPWQI from the coding sequence GTGACTCCAACACTGCCAGATGAATATTATGAATGGATAAAAGAGTTGCAAGAACTCGATTTTGTATTAGTTGAACTTACGCTTTATCTAGATACTCATCCAGATGATGTTACAGCGATAAATCAATTTAATGATTTTTCCTATAAAAGAAGATTGCAAAAGCAAAAAATTGAAGAAAAGTATGGCCCACTCCAACAGTTTGGTAATAGCTACTCTAATGCTCCGTGGGAATGGAGTAAAGGTCCTTGGCCATGGCAAATATAA
- the brnQ2 gene encoding branched-chain amino acid transport system II carrier protein BrnQ2 produces MRTTLKPSQILSISLLLFAVFFGAGNMIFPPLLGLSSGENMWVSISGFIITDVGLSLLAIVAVALAGGSFKSLASRVHPKFAAVLAIIIYLSIGPLFVIPRTGSVSYEIGIAPLFNDQWYSMLLFSFIFFTVVYFLSLNPSKLVDHIGKILTPILLGVIAVMATKAIFSPTGSFENPVGDYKEIPFFKGFLEGFLTLDAIGALVLSTIVVNAIRQNGVTEKASIAKYTIICGSIAAFFLTIVYFLLGYIGASNGNLGQFENGGQLLATVMYQLFGTSGNVLLSIAIIFACLTTAIGVVSAFANYFTNILTNVSYKKLVLYVCIFSFIISNLGLSLLIKITLPVLIILYPITIILIFVSFIDKYTKRKPSVYIGAMIAAFIISCIHALDNVGMMPAAITSIVSTIPFYKLGIGWIVPAIIGGIVGYFIPQTQTEGEVSTK; encoded by the coding sequence ATGCGTACAACTTTAAAGCCATCGCAAATTCTCTCCATTAGCTTATTGCTATTTGCAGTTTTTTTCGGCGCTGGTAATATGATTTTCCCACCACTTCTTGGGCTTTCTTCAGGAGAAAACATGTGGGTTTCTATTTCAGGATTTATTATTACAGATGTAGGTTTATCATTATTAGCAATCGTCGCCGTTGCTCTTGCAGGTGGTAGTTTTAAAAGTTTAGCGAGCCGTGTTCATCCAAAGTTTGCAGCAGTACTAGCTATCATTATCTATCTTTCCATCGGCCCACTATTTGTTATTCCACGAACTGGATCTGTTTCTTATGAAATTGGAATCGCACCACTTTTTAATGATCAATGGTACTCCATGTTACTATTTAGCTTTATTTTCTTTACGGTTGTTTACTTCTTATCATTAAACCCATCTAAATTAGTTGATCATATTGGAAAAATATTAACACCAATTTTACTTGGAGTTATTGCAGTTATGGCAACGAAGGCAATCTTTTCACCAACAGGTTCATTTGAAAATCCTGTCGGCGATTATAAAGAGATTCCATTTTTCAAAGGTTTTTTAGAAGGATTTTTAACATTAGATGCGATTGGCGCTCTCGTTTTGTCAACAATTGTCGTAAATGCGATTCGTCAAAACGGTGTAACGGAAAAAGCTTCTATCGCAAAATACACAATTATTTGCGGAAGTATCGCTGCTTTCTTTTTAACGATTGTTTATTTCTTGCTTGGCTATATCGGAGCATCGAACGGAAACCTTGGTCAATTTGAAAACGGCGGTCAGCTATTAGCAACTGTTATGTACCAATTATTTGGGACAAGCGGTAATGTTTTGCTAAGCATCGCAATTATATTTGCTTGCTTAACGACAGCTATTGGTGTAGTTAGTGCATTTGCCAACTATTTTACAAATATATTAACTAATGTCTCGTATAAAAAACTTGTATTATATGTTTGTATTTTCAGCTTTATCATTTCAAATCTAGGACTAAGCTTATTAATCAAAATTACATTACCTGTGTTAATTATTCTTTATCCAATTACAATTATTTTAATTTTTGTATCATTTATTGATAAATATACGAAGCGTAAACCATCTGTATACATCGGTGCAATGATCGCTGCATTCATCATTAGCTGCATTCACGCGCTTGATAATGTGGGAATGATGCCAGCTGCTATTACATCTATTGTAAGCACAATTCCTTTTTACAAATTAGGAATTGGTTGGATTGTCCCAGCAATTATTGGAGGTATTGTCGGATACTTTATCCCGCAGACACAAACTGAAGGTGAAGTTTCTACTAAATAA
- a CDS encoding spore coat associated protein CotJA, which yields MDKFMKSYTPYHSPKDPCPPIGKRFYSTPPHLYMGFQPTNLPQFPPRDALQKGTLWPALYDYYESPHKKGR from the coding sequence ATGGACAAATTTATGAAATCTTACACACCTTACCATAGTCCAAAAGATCCTTGTCCACCGATTGGAAAGAGATTTTATTCAACCCCTCCTCATTTATATATGGGATTCCAACCAACTAATTTACCACAATTCCCTCCAAGAGACGCCTTGCAAAAAGGCACTTTATGGCCTGCTCTTTATGATTATTATGAAAGCCCCCATAAGAAAGGAAGGTGA
- a CDS encoding VOC family protein — METITNCIVLEVRNLKETLYFYEGILGFQPSRHRPQLHVPGVWYDIGATRICFVLNREKGGDFGEEVPSYINFSLPFCDMEKVRKKLEFYCVSFQELESCKTEKRGIIVHDPDQYRILIAPKE, encoded by the coding sequence GTGGAGACTATTACAAATTGTATTGTATTAGAAGTAAGAAATTTAAAGGAAACATTATATTTTTATGAAGGTATCCTGGGATTTCAGCCGAGTAGACACCGGCCACAATTACATGTGCCTGGCGTTTGGTATGATATTGGTGCAACGAGAATTTGCTTCGTTTTAAATAGGGAAAAAGGCGGGGATTTCGGTGAGGAAGTGCCTTCTTATATAAATTTTAGTTTGCCATTTTGTGATATGGAAAAAGTACGAAAAAAATTAGAGTTCTATTGTGTGTCATTTCAAGAATTAGAGAGCTGTAAAACGGAGAAAAGAGGTATTATTGTGCATGATCCTGACCAGTATAGAATTCTAATTGCGCCGAAAGAGTAG